ATTCTTTGACACATATtgatataaacaaaaaaaaacgagaaacgTGTTTCTTTGTCGCAATATGGATTTTGCTaagaatattttacaaaaatatggCTGGAAAGAAGGTAATGTTACTAACCGATAGTTTGAACGATTCGCAATCTGTTCGTACATCATTCAACGTCAACGTTTTTAAGGTGATGGGCTTGGCAAGAAAAAGGATGGAATTACGGTTCCCATCAAAGTCAgtataaagaaaaacactagCGGATTCGGAGCAACTCAATTGAGTGAGGCAACTAACAACTGGTGGGAACGTTGTTACAATGAGGCGACCGGCAATATAGAGATACAATCTggcaagaaacacaaaaacggaGAGGTTACCCTTCATCAGGTGAACAAAGATGCGGTTGAGATTACCACCAAAAGTTATTCCGTAAACAAATTGAAGCGAATGAATCAGAATGGCTCCAAGTATGGAAACGTATTCCTTAAAGCTTCTACGTTGTTAGGAAATACGGGTCGAGAGGAAGAGGATCCTGACCACATCCGTATGGAGGATATCAAGTTTAATCCCGTAAAAACACTTACGGACGAAGAGTTGTTTGCAGCCTGTGGTGGTCGAACGGCCCACAAGTAAGCTAGAGTTGAATTGAGCAATTGGGAGGTTGAACGTAATAAATATGAAATCTTCTTGTTTCATTCGCACAGAGGTGCTCGTCATGGATTGGGCATGAATGGTAAGCTGGCACGCATCGACGAACAGAACAATAAGCTTTTGCAGCAGTTGGAGAGCAAATCATTCGAAACTGTGATAAAATCTAACGACTGGCAGGTACAGCTAACTAAAAATGGGCGTAAAAAGTCGAAAAAACAGAAGCGAAACGTACAACGATGGATTGAGCACAGTTCAGCGGATGTTGATGAGCAAGTGAAAGATATGGTCCATCATGCAGATTACGTGgtggcgaaaaacaaaaagaaaagaaaagcccaacaaaaaaccgaCCAAGAACTGGCAAATGAAATGGTGAGCATGTTTGCGGGATTACCGGAAGAAACCGGCGTAGAAGAGAATAAGACGGATGTACAGAAAACTAAAGCGAAACGCAAATCAAAAAAGGCTCTATGTTTGAATGATGAATTAGATCTTCTGAGTGAAAAAATTCGTAAACTGGACCACAGTTCGGTgacgattaaaaaaaaggacaaaaagaaAGTGAGCAAACTTAAACAGGCGATGAGCAATGTTGGAGATGATGATACTGCTATGCTTGATCCGGCAGCCAAGTATCGCAAGGACTATCGTACCGacttgaaacaaaataatcgaCTGCTAAAAATGCAGGTGCGTCACGAAGTTGCGGAGGAAAAGCCCGTCAAAAAGCCGGTCACTCTGCTGCGATCTGATTCCAGTGACCAGGAGGAAGAGGACGTAGTGCAGCGCGTAAACGACGAACAGAACCAGTACAGGTCGAAAATGCGTGCCACAGTGCCAAAGATAAACATTATCGAACCAACGGAAGATGATTGTTTTGCTATGGGGCAGAGCTTAAAAGAGCACCATAAGAACGATGTGAAGCGTGTGGGTAATCGATCCTCGAGCGGGAAACGCAAGAAAACTAAGAAAAGGGAACGTCAATTGGCACAGCTAGCGGACAAACTGTCCAAAAATTTGTAAACGAAAAGCAATAATTTGTTACCAACACCAACATTTGGAATGGCTTTATTTTGAAAAGGAAAGCATATATCGTATCTACACGCGTATAACATCATCTTTCGTATCCGCGATTTTAATCCACCACGGTGGGGCTGGTATTATACATGAGATATAAtgctattttttcatttttttttataccaagtcagaagaaaaaaatggtgttGTTACACACTCGGTACGGTATGCAGGTGGTCGAATGAAACAACTGTCGTTTTATTCTATTGCTGCTCTTGTTTCGGAAGAGCAATTCCGGTGCACCTCATGGATAACATATACTTATCCACGTGAACATAATAAAGTGCATCTAGAAATGCAATGTCCGAAGCTCAATACACATGTgattaatttgatttcgaaTTTGAAGGCAATAGAATTCTTTTGTATTGCTGGAATTGACTCGCTTAACCTTTCGTTGCTTTCAGTTTCCAAAACAGTATCTACCCTTTTAAATTCGTTTAGTGGTGATGACTAAACCCCAACACTCACCAAGGTAccatcttttattttttttcatatggCAAGAGCGaattatttgcaaaacgtgctaaaacaaacgaataataAGTAGGTAAACAATGCAAAGAACATATTTTCAAGTAATTACGTTCGAACAATGATTATTGCCATATCCATATTTGCAATTCATTTATCACTGTCATACACATTGTGCCAAATGTTTGACTACCCTGTACTACCTGAGAGCCCACCTCATCTTTGGTAACTTCGATCAAATGTGGTGCAAAGCACGCTCTTTGGGTCGGCTACACGGATACATTTGCAACAAGTTATTAAAGTTGGAAtgagaaataaacaattttccttaaaaatgtaaaacatatAATGTTTTCGTAGAGATCGCAGAGTGTAAACTTGATAATTTACAACCACGGACAAACTGCCAAAATTGTCACACTAGCTGTCGCCCAAATTGCTCAAAACGTCAACCAACGTGCATTGGCGGGAATTGATTCGCAGcaggtaaacaaaacaatggcaaagAAGTGGTTGTAGAAAGTGGTCCGCAGGTGAGAATAGGAAATAGTCCATTATATTGGACGGTATCAAAGAAGTTTTGAGATAAAGGAGCTGCAATGGGTATTACGGGTCTATTGCCATTCCTGGAAAAGGCGAGCAGTGCTTGCCACTTACGTGATCTGCGAGGCAAATGTGTAGCAATAGACACGTACTGTTGGTTGCACCGGGGAGCATTTGCATGTGCAGAACGGCTAGCACGAGGTGAATCCACTGATACTCACATATTATATTGCCTAAAGTATGTCCAGTTGTTGCTGTCGCACAACATCAAACCGATTCTCGTTTTCGACGGTCAACATCTGCCAGCCAAAGCCGCAACCGAGGCGAAGCGGCGCGAGAGCAGAGCTAATGCTCGCAAACGTGGAGCAGAACTATTGCGTCAAG
This region of Anopheles marshallii chromosome 2, idAnoMarsDA_429_01, whole genome shotgun sequence genomic DNA includes:
- the LOC128708550 gene encoding G patch domain-containing protein 4, with product MDFAKNILQKYGWKEGDGLGKKKDGITVPIKVSIKKNTSGFGATQLSEATNNWWERCYNEATGNIEIQSGKKHKNGEVTLHQVNKDAVEITTKSYSVNKLKRMNQNGSKYGNVFLKASTLLGNTGREEEDPDHIRMEDIKFNPVKTLTDEELFAACGGRTAHKGARHGLGMNGKLARIDEQNNKLLQQLESKSFETVIKSNDWQVQLTKNGRKKSKKQKRNVQRWIEHSSADVDEQVKDMVHHADYVVAKNKKKRKAQQKTDQELANEMVSMFAGLPEETGVEENKTDVQKTKAKRKSKKALCLNDELDLLSEKIRKLDHSSVTIKKKDKKKVSKLKQAMSNVGDDDTAMLDPAAKYRKDYRTDLKQNNRLLKMQVRHEVAEEKPVKKPVTLLRSDSSDQEEEDVVQRVNDEQNQYRSKMRATVPKINIIEPTEDDCFAMGQSLKEHHKNDVKRVGNRSSSGKRKKTKKRERQLAQLADKLSKNL